The segment GCTTAAAGATAGAAATTAAGTAAAAATACTGAGGTATATTGCGAATAATATTAGTTCAGAAAATATATGAAACAGATTTTGACATCATATGGTCGATTTCTTAATCTTTTTAATAATTTAGATATTATCTTATATTTTTGTACTTTTAAAGGATAGTGGATTTTTCTCCCGTTCGATATGAATGATATATCACAAAGCATGCTTGGGGCGTTTGACGAATGGAAAGAGGAACAACGGAAAAAAACAGAAATGATCGATCAGGCAAAAAAAGGGACTAAGTCCAGTGAAGAGGTCAATAGTGTCAGTAGTTTTGATTTATACAACAGGATATACAATGAGAATATTCTGTTGATGTACAAAGGCGCGATTACGTTTGACTTGGTGACATCAGTGATAGAGACTCTTGACCGCAAAGTAGCGCAGGTAGAAACTGATAAAAAAGTGCAGAAACTGTTTTACAGCGCTGCAGTGGAAGTGGTACACAACCTGTATCATCACATGGACGAAATCAAAGGACAGTTCGATGGCGTATCAGATTATGATGCAAAATCTGGATTGATCACCGTGCTAGCCAAAGAAAAGTACTACAATATCTTGACTGGCAATTTTATTCCTACCAAAAACACCTATGATCTGAAAGCCAAAATTGATGAGGTCAATACCACTGACAAGGATGGTTTGAGAGCCCTGTATAAGGAAACGCTCAGCAATGGACAATTCTCTGACAAAGGAACGGCTGGCCTAGGACTGATTCAATTGGCTCGAAAAACAGGAGAAAAATTGAATTATAAGTTTGACAAGGTAAACAGTGAATACTCATATTTCACTTTTCAAATTAAGATCAACAGATTTTAGATAAAAAAATGAAAGCATTGATAACAAAAAGACCTGAATTAATTCAGGTCTTTTTGTTTGATAGTCATGGTATGGTCATCACATTGGTTCTTTGATCTATTCGACCTCTTATACGAACTCTACATCTCTTACTTCGCCGTTTTCACAACTCGTGCATCGCATGGCGTGTCTGAGTACACCAGGTTTTAGCATGGATTTATTGAGAAGCATGCGTACACACTCTTGGATACCTTCTATAATGGACGGGTGAGGGTGGATTAGTTCTGCCAGTTCTTCGATTCCTTTGCCCATAGAGATGAGCAAAGCAACAGCCTCGATGGCACTGGATGCATGTTCGCCGATTACGCGCATGCCTAATATGCGCATTTCTTCATCTTTGGATACGATGATCTTGATGAAACCATTGGTGTTGCGCATGGCAATTGCTCGTGAGATACAGCTATAGTCCAAGCAGACCATTTTGTAGGGGATGCCCAGTTCTTTGGCTTTTACCTCGTTGATACCCACGCCTGCTACCTCTGGAGCCAAAAACATTATTGTAGAGATGTTTTCGTAGTTTAAGGGACGTTTAGGGTGTCCAAATATTTTTTCCACAGCATATCTACCTTCTAGTTCTCCTACATTGACCAAAGCGATATCAGCAGTGATATCGCCTACGGCATATATGTTGGGGATTGATGTCTGGGTGAGTTCATCTATGATGCCTCTGTTGTCTTTGTCAATATGGATCGATCCAGAAATCAGGTTTTCATAATTGGGCAATCGACCCACTGAAACCAAAGCTTTTTCGACATGAAAAATTTCTTTGGACCCGTTGTTGTACTCTAGCGTATAGACGACCATGCCATTTTCAATCTTCATGTCAATCAACTGAGAGTTTCGGTGTATGGTCACGTCTTTGCTTTCCAGATTTCTTTCGATGATACTTACGACATCTTCGTCTTCAAAGGGTAGGATTCTATTGCCTTTGTCTATCATGTACACTTTGGTCTGTCCAAAGTTGGAGAAGATCGTCGCGTACTCACACCCGATCACGCCAGCACCCACGATTACCATGCTTTTTGGAAATTCCTTGAGGTTTTCGATCCCGTCACTGGTCAGGATGATTTCTTCATCGATTGGGATGTTGTCAAGTTTCCTAGGTCTACTGCCAGTGGCCAAGATGATGTTGTCAGCTTTTATTTCTAGGTCTTCGCCATCGTTTTGCTGAATAGAGACAATGTTTGGTCCCACTACTTTGGCTAGTCCACGTTTGAAATGAAAATACTCATCGCTGCTATTGACATTGATGTTGTGCATATGGTGCTCTAGTAATTCACGTCGGCCATCGATGGCTTTGTCCACTTCGGCTTTTAAGGTTTGGAAATTGTAGCTAGGGATTGGTAGACTGGTTGTTTTGCAATGGGAACGGAGTGCAAGTGCTTCCCTAGATAGTTCCCACCAGGTTTTGCTCGACAAGGCTCCATTGTGAAGTCCTACTCCTCCAATCTTATGCTTTTCTACTAATAATACTCGCTTTTTGAAATCAACAGCTCTCATCGCCGCTGCGTATCCAGCGGGTCCCCCGCCTATAACACAGACATCATATTTCTCCATTCGAATTTGCTTTTTGTTTTAGGTCGTATATCAGCTAGTTGATAGTTTAATATTAACCAATAATTACCTAATTGTTGAATTAAATCAGCCGTTAATTGATTCCTGCACGATCACGCTAGGATTATTCTTATAATTAGTATTATTGTGTGTATAAAATAAATTGACACCACAACAAATGCTCAAACGAAACATTGTAGCACTAGTCTTGACGATCATTTCGTTGGCGATACTCTACCCAGGTCTTACTTTTCCAATTTTGCAAATTACAGTTTCTGCAGATTTGCCAATTCTGGGGAAAACTACCTTTTACGAACAGACTCAAAGCATACTTCAGACTGTAGAGACTTTGTATAAGACGAACAATAAATTTGTAGCGTCTTTGATTTTTTTATTCAGTGTGGTGGTACCAGCTACCAAGGGGGTGATTGTATTGTCGGTATTGCTGATCAAAGATTTTAAACTGAAATACAAGCTGTACAAGTTTGTCCACTCGATAGGGAAGTGGTCGATGGCTGATGTGTTTGCTGTGGCTGTTTTTATGGCCTTTCTATCAGCACAGTCCAATAGCTCAGTAGAGGCAGTCTTGCATCAGGGATTCTTTTACTTTGCTTCCTACTGTTTGATCTCACTTTTGGGACTGCAGTTTATCAAAATAGCTGAGCCTGCCTAAGTAGTTAGAATATCGGATGTCTTTAGGATTCCGTTATGGATGATCTATATTTGTCGCTACACGAGGAGGATTGTGGTTGATTTCAACAAAACGTGAGATTGATATTAATATGTTCAACGAAAGTTTGATATTGTTGAAATTGTTATCACTTTTGAATTTCAATTATGTCTACGGTGAAAAGGCTTAAACTACATACAAATTATAGTTTTGACTTCCATCTGATTGGCATAATTTCAAAATCCAAAGAATACACAGTCTCCTGGGCTATCAATCAAGCTTTGGGCATTGTGCTAAGAAAAGAAGTGGATTTAGAGATAGAGATGAAAAGTAGTGGCGTGATGCGCGTGTCGAATTATACCTACGAAAATGAATTGTTGAAATTCTCATTGCTATCCAATACACTGATTACTGGACCAATGGCGACCCAAAAACTACTTGTTCCGTCACTAGGAAGCTTTGATTATTTATTGAAAATAGAAGAACTGGAGGAGATTTCAGACTTGGATGTGATATTTAATCAACTGAGGAATACCGACAAGATTGATTCCTTAGTGAAATTGGACGTGAACAAGATTAAAGAAAAGGAGAGTTTTTTATTTTAACTAAACAGGAATTGATGCAATCAAAAAGGGCAAAAATCATCGCTACTTTAGGGCCGGCGAGCCAAGACAAGGAAACGATCAAAAAGCTAATTCATGCTGGAGCGGACGTTTTTAGGTTGAACTTCTCTCATGGTACTCACCAAGATCACCTTGAAAGAATCAACACGATTAATGAAGTCAATGAAGAGTTGGGGACGAATGTATGCAAGTTGCAAGATTTGCAGGGTCCTAAAATTAGAATTGGTGAAATGGAGAATGGAGGTGCTGAGATAGTACCGGGTCAAAAATTAACCATTATTACCGAAGATATCTTGGGTACTAGCGAGAGAGTAAGTACGACTTACAAGCCGCTAGCAACCGATGTGGTCAAAGGTGATTACATCTTGATTGATGATGGAAATCTACAAATCCGAGTTTTGTCTACTGATGGCAAGGAAGTAGTCACTGAAGTAATCCACGGGGGTATGTTGAAATCTCGAAAAGGAATCAACTTGCCAGATACAGCTATTTCTTCTCCCTCTCTTACAGAGAAAGACAGAGAAGATCTAGAGTTTGGATTGGATCATGATGTGGAGTGGGTAGCCTTGTCTTTCGTGAGAAATGCCAAGGATATCGAAGAACTCAGAGAGATCATCACCAAGAGAGGTAAAACTACTAAGATCATCGCAAAGATAGAGAAACCAGAGGCAGTAGCAGATATCGATGCGATCATCGAAGCAACAGATGCCATCATGGTAGCGCGTGGAGATCTAGGAGTAGAAGTCCAAATGGAAGATGTGCCTCCAATCCAAAAAAGCATTGTCAGAAAATGCAACAATCTAGGGAAACCTGTAATCGTGGCTACTCAGATGCTGGAAAGTATGACTGATAATCCTCGTCCTACAAGAGCAGAAGCCAATGACGTGGCAAATTCTATCTATGACGGAGCAGATACTGTGATGTTGTCAGCAGAGTCTGCATCAGGTAAGTTTCCGGTAGAATCTGTTCAAAGTATGGCTAAGTGTATTGCAGCTATCGAAAAATCATCTGATTTTGTATTCAATAAGTACTGGGAAGATTCAGGAAGAAAGGATTTAGGAGCAAATAGTCTTTTGGTGAGTTCGGCTTGTAGATTGAGCAAGGCGGTTGGAGCTAAAGCAATCATCGGCATGACCAAATCAGGATATACAGGGTTGAGTTTGGCGAAAAACAGACCAGAAGCTGATATCTATATTTTCACTGATGACAAGCAAATGTTGAGAACACTCAACTTAGTTTGGGGTATCAAAGGGTTTTATTATGACTCTCAACACCCGATTGATGTGACATTTGATGACTTAGTCAATATTTTGAAAGAAAAAGGACATTTGAAAACAGGTGATACTTATATCACGACAGCTTCTATGCCATTGCATTGGCAGTCCAAAACAAATACAATGAAAGTCGATGTGGTAAAATAATTTACCACAATTGATAGATTGCCAAAGCCAAATTTTATAGTTTTAAGCCGTTTTATTTCATACAAATAACCCTCCGGCTTGATGCGACTTATAAAGTTTGGCTTTATTTTTTTTATACCTCTTCTATTCTCAACACGCGTAGTATTAGCGCAAGACGAACAAACTACTTATCTCAAAGCTAAGGAGTACTTCCAAGAGGGTGAATACACCTTTGCTATGGAGTATTTTAGACAATTGTCAGCTAGTAGTTCATCCAATCCATTCAAGGAGTACGCTTCGTTTTATTATGGTCTATCTGCTTATAAAGCGGGTGATCTCAAAGCAGCAAAATCCATGTGGCTACAGATGACCATCAAAAACAAGGGATGGAAAAATATTTCTGAAGTTAACTATTGGTTGTCCGAGTTGTATTTTCAAGAAAAGGATTATGCCAATGGAGTATTGTATGCCAAGAAATCAGGTGTTGATGTGAGTATGGATTTGATGCGGATCAAGTTGGCAGAAGTAGAGGACGTTGAGACTTTAGAAAAGCTATTTTATCAGTTCCCCAATGACGAAATCGTGGCAGAGGCATTGGCTAGCCGCATAGCAGCATTGCCACTCTCATCCAGAAATACAGAATTGCTTGATAATGTGGTTGACAAGTTCGAACTAGATGCTGCTGAGTTGGGATTACATACTTTAGGCGAGAGCAAAATGAAGAAGACTTATAAAATTGCAGTTTTATTGCCTTTTATGTTTGATGGATTGAATGATCCACGCCGTACCGTCAGAAACAAATTCATCATGGATATCTATCACGGGATGGAAGAAGCAGCAGAGATGCTGAATCAAAAAGGAACAAAAATACAGCTGTTTGCCTATGATACCCGACGTGATTCTACAGTGACAGCAGCTTTGCTAGCCATGCCAGAGATGAAAAGCATGGATCTTTTGGTTGGCCCCTTGTTTCCGATCCCAAGTCAGTTGGTGTCAGATTTTAGCTACAACAACAAAATCAATATGATCAACCCAATATCCAATAGTACAGAGGTCATAGGAAACAACCCCTATTCCTTTTTGTATGGGCCTAGTGTAGAGTCCCAAGCATTGGCTGCAGCTGTGTTGGCAAGTGAGAAAGTCAACAACAAAAATGCAATGGTATTTTATGAAGACAACAAAAAGGATTCAATAAGTGCTTATACCTATGCACAAAAGATCATGGAGAATGGGTTCAAGGTTTTGTATTTAGAGAAAGTGAGAGATACTACCGTTATAGCCTCTTATGATTTGCTGACTAAAAAATATGAAGTGCGTTATTCAAAGGAAAGGGCAGACACAATCAGAGCTAATAATCCATCAAGAATTATCAAAGAAAAGAAATCGATCAAAGAGAAAGATGTAATT is part of the Reichenbachiella agarivorans genome and harbors:
- a CDS encoding dihydrolipoyl dehydrogenase family protein; its protein translation is MEKYDVCVIGGGPAGYAAAMRAVDFKKRVLLVEKHKIGGVGLHNGALSSKTWWELSREALALRSHCKTTSLPIPSYNFQTLKAEVDKAIDGRRELLEHHMHNINVNSSDEYFHFKRGLAKVVGPNIVSIQQNDGEDLEIKADNIILATGSRPRKLDNIPIDEEIILTSDGIENLKEFPKSMVIVGAGVIGCEYATIFSNFGQTKVYMIDKGNRILPFEDEDVVSIIERNLESKDVTIHRNSQLIDMKIENGMVVYTLEYNNGSKEIFHVEKALVSVGRLPNYENLISGSIHIDKDNRGIIDELTQTSIPNIYAVGDITADIALVNVGELEGRYAVEKIFGHPKRPLNYENISTIMFLAPEVAGVGINEVKAKELGIPYKMVCLDYSCISRAIAMRNTNGFIKIIVSKDEEMRILGMRVIGEHASSAIEAVALLISMGKGIEELAELIHPHPSIIEGIQECVRMLLNKSMLKPGVLRHAMRCTSCENGEVRDVEFV
- a CDS encoding SiaB family protein kinase: MNDISQSMLGAFDEWKEEQRKKTEMIDQAKKGTKSSEEVNSVSSFDLYNRIYNENILLMYKGAITFDLVTSVIETLDRKVAQVETDKKVQKLFYSAAVEVVHNLYHHMDEIKGQFDGVSDYDAKSGLITVLAKEKYYNILTGNFIPTKNTYDLKAKIDEVNTTDKDGLRALYKETLSNGQFSDKGTAGLGLIQLARKTGEKLNYKFDKVNSEYSYFTFQIKINRF
- a CDS encoding paraquat-inducible protein A, whose product is MLKRNIVALVLTIISLAILYPGLTFPILQITVSADLPILGKTTFYEQTQSILQTVETLYKTNNKFVASLIFLFSVVVPATKGVIVLSVLLIKDFKLKYKLYKFVHSIGKWSMADVFAVAVFMAFLSAQSNSSVEAVLHQGFFYFASYCLISLLGLQFIKIAEPA
- a CDS encoding IPExxxVDY family protein, with product MSTVKRLKLHTNYSFDFHLIGIISKSKEYTVSWAINQALGIVLRKEVDLEIEMKSSGVMRVSNYTYENELLKFSLLSNTLITGPMATQKLLVPSLGSFDYLLKIEELEEISDLDVIFNQLRNTDKIDSLVKLDVNKIKEKESFLF
- the pyk gene encoding pyruvate kinase, whose product is MQSKRAKIIATLGPASQDKETIKKLIHAGADVFRLNFSHGTHQDHLERINTINEVNEELGTNVCKLQDLQGPKIRIGEMENGGAEIVPGQKLTIITEDILGTSERVSTTYKPLATDVVKGDYILIDDGNLQIRVLSTDGKEVVTEVIHGGMLKSRKGINLPDTAISSPSLTEKDREDLEFGLDHDVEWVALSFVRNAKDIEELREIITKRGKTTKIIAKIEKPEAVADIDAIIEATDAIMVARGDLGVEVQMEDVPPIQKSIVRKCNNLGKPVIVATQMLESMTDNPRPTRAEANDVANSIYDGADTVMLSAESASGKFPVESVQSMAKCIAAIEKSSDFVFNKYWEDSGRKDLGANSLLVSSACRLSKAVGAKAIIGMTKSGYTGLSLAKNRPEADIYIFTDDKQMLRTLNLVWGIKGFYYDSQHPIDVTFDDLVNILKEKGHLKTGDTYITTASMPLHWQSKTNTMKVDVVK